From Triticum aestivum cultivar Chinese Spring chromosome 7B, IWGSC CS RefSeq v2.1, whole genome shotgun sequence:
AATAGCGATTGTCTTAAGAACTACCAGTTCATAACGATCTATAAATGGTAAAATGACAATATCTCCGAAGTATTCAGCTTCTTTCTTCAGCATCACATTGACCTCTTTCCTCGAATTCTGCAACCACAATTCGTAACGAACAATATTACGCCATGCATTCATTTCCTAAAAAACATTTGTTTTTCCTTCCTTTATGAGATGATAAACATGCAACTGATATTTCCCATCATTGGGTGCATCTGGTTAACGAGTTAATAAGTAGACATTCAGTGCTAATAGTGATTTTcactatgatatactccctccgttcctaaatacaagtctttttagaggtctcaatatggactacatacggagcaaaataagtgaatctacactctaaaatatgtctatatacatccgtatgtagtttatattgaaatctctaaaaagacttatatttaggaatggagggagtatgtaagaAAGTATGCAAAAAATATAAGGTTGGTGAAGCTATATCAAATAATTCAAGATACTAGCGCTCAAAAGGCATGAAGGTGAACAGTAGATAGCCAACAGAATCCTCTGCATGCAAGAAATTCCAGAGACCAAGTTTCTGTTCTTGCATGTGACCCACATATTACCACTTACATCTTATACTACATTTCCCCAAACTACACAATGATCATGCATATATATCTACAACACCAGTAAATGATATAAAGATTCATTTAAGGACAAAGACACATTTGACGAAAATGTCATTTTTATTTTGGATGCATAACTTGCTTACCAGTGCTACAAAGAATCGTGCGACTACTTTAGAAGACTTAATTTCTGAAGTTTGCATCCAAGTTTTTCTCACAGCCATGCGTTCAGCAAAATGATTTGATGCCGAAAGTATTCCGATAAAAAGGTAAACTGGATCTCTTGGCAGTGGTTGGGACCTCCATTTGTCTGACATTTCAAGGACTTGTTGAAGGGAAAAACTGGGATGAGACATAGGAAGAGCAGTAGCATAAACTGAATGGACATCCACATCACCCTTAACATATAATCCTGTTGCATCTTCAAGAGTGAACCCCTGGAATTGATCACATCAACCCATTAGTATTTATATCATTGAAAAAAGCGGGCTGGATATGTCTAGAACATACTGGTCGATAAGGGAAAGATGTCACATGTCGACCACCAACATATATGTGGAAACCTTCAACGCCAGCTTGTATAGTAAGAACAAATAGCCTGTCTTCCACAAAAGGGAATGGCCATGTCATTGCCGGTTTCTTTGCACGCCCTATGAACCTCTTTAGCCATGAAGTTGTCTTGGACTCTTTTGTGTCAACAATATCATCACGTATCCATTTCTCACATTTGGTGAACCCATCGACTGTCCAAAAATATGAAATGATAGGTTTTAGCCAAATATGCTAGCCTGGGGATAAAAGGACATAATGTTACCATAGAAGAGCTAACACCTTGTGGTTTACATTTTGCAATAAGTAGACGTTAAAATGAATACTAAAAAAGGCAATTTGAATAAACTTGCATATTAATTCAACATGTTAGTCAATAAGATATGATAGGAGTAGCACCTCCGATGCATATAAAATAAAATAGCAATGTCAATATATGCTTCAACAATAATCTCACAAATTAGCATTAAACAAATATTACATCAGGTAGAATTCTGACTGATGTGGAAAAAGAACACTTGCCAGAAGATGAAAATCACGAATAAAGACAATTGCTATGTGATTCAAGAAATTGTCCATAGAGCTATTCATCTATTTTTCTTAATTCTGGCATGCAGTTACATATGGTAGACATCAAGGTGTTGATGAACAATCACACAAAATGATAATTATATATGGAAGTGTACATATTAATTGTACTAGTTGAAATGGATATTATCCAGAAGAGTCACACACTGGACAACGTTAAAGCTCTAACAGCACCATGGATCCTACCGTAGCAAAAGGGCcgtggcattaatattatgaagtCCCCAGGAGCAAATGTATGTATCATGTGTCCGGCACTTGATAGTTTAAATGTTTAATCAGCTTTTATGTTGTAAATAGGAAATTCCATGGGTTAGATTTTATAAGGAGTTGTAAACTTGTAATTGTCAGTTGGTAGTGGTACATTATAGCAGACGTAATGGTTAACTAGTAAGTTGTAAATAGAAACATGGCAATATGGCATCAGGCTGGCAATGCAATCGATTTACCTCTGCACTAATTTGACGATGCAATATAATTAATCTTAACCACATTACTAGTAACAAATAATAAGAGCTGCTCACTCAGGAAAGAACATCTTAAGGTCCAAGCTAGGATTGCTGAAGAAGGAAAAGGATGGTACCCTTGTCGTCGTTGTCCTCGGGCTGCAAGCCGTCACAGCGCTGTGCGGAGCCCCACTGCATCCGGTAGCAGGTATTGTGCTCGATGATGGGGCGCTGGCTCCAGTCCCCCCTCAGCCTGGGGTTAAGGTGCAGTATCCTGGGCGGGTCCTCGCCGTCGACAGCGCGCAGGCCCTGCAGCTCGACCATGAACTGCGAAACGTGCACGGTCCCGTCCCCCTGGCGCATCCTGGCGAGCTGCGGCACGTATTCCTTGTGCGCTGGCCTAGGCGTGCCGATGACGGTGACAGCGGAGCCAGCGGCGAGGCCGCAGGGCAGGAAGACGACCCTCCCCCGCGCGCGCAcggagacggcggcggggcacTTGTCGGTGGAGGCggcatcgacggcggcgagctcccaGGGGTCCCCGGCGAAGGCTGCGGCGTCCTCCCAGGCGGTGAGCCCGAGCGACCAGGCGTCGTCGGCCATGCGGTCGAGCGCGGAGCGGTTGCGAGCGGTGATGTCGGGGAGGGAGACGCGGTCGTAGCGGTGCCAGAAGGGCTGAACCTGGAACAGGGTGGCATTGGAGGAGGACGAGCTGCCTGGGAGGAGAGGGGGAAGGTGGTCGGTGGAGGATGGGGAGGAGAAGGCGGAGTCAacggcggcgaggtcggcggtgGCAAGGTCGAGGACGCGGCGGAACTTGAGGGAGATGAGGATGAGATAGGCCACCCCCGCGACGAACACAAGGTGCGacggccgccaccgccgcgccatTGCCCTCGCTCAGCGGCCCGTAGCCAACCCGACCTTCGCGCTCTCGGGCCCCGCAGTGGACGGCGATAGCGATCTCTCTGTGGTCGAGCGCGCGGCGAGGGCAGGCCCGCCGCGTGACGCCTGCCGCCGGCCagcggcggccaggggaggcggTGCGCCGGCCGGATCTGGCGCGCGCAGAGGAGGCGTGGAATCGGAGGCGGGGGCTGGGGAGGAGTTGGAGATGCTCGCGCGTGCGTGCGGGGAGGTCGGGCAGTGGGGAGAAATGGAGGGGCGTCGTGGCTGGCTGGCTGGCCGCCCGTGATGTGGACATGTTTTCCTTCTTGTTTGGTTTGGTTCCGGCCGGCCGAGTGGGACTCGACGAGGCGCGTGACTGGCTGCCCGGTTTAGTCCGGTCGAGCGGTGTTTGCCACGTCGGGTTACAGCATACCCTCGTTTCGAAACCACAATATCCATGCAACGTTTTTTTTAGGGAaaagccatcatggcggtttatatttCATGTGAAAATAGGGCTACACCGTTTGAGAGTACATCGAGAAAAAAATCCGGAGCCTCGGTCTGCCACACAATAGTTCTCGAGGGTTCCGACTTAGTAGCCAACAAATCAGCCGCCATATTGGTCTCCCTAAGACAATGACTGAATTTAACTGAAATAAAATTGCGATATAAAAAAGCACATTCTTCATAGATGGCCGCCGTTGGTCCCAAAGAATTTCCTCCCTGTTGCATGGTTTGGATTACGTCCATGCAGTCAGCTTGGATCTCCACCTTATTGCATCCAGCGTTATTCGCCAAGATCAAGCCATCCTTGAGTCCTCTAGGTTCTGCTGTTTCTGCATCCTCCACGAAAGGGATATTGCATGCCGACGCCGTGATAAAGCCTCCCATGGAATCTCTAATGATAGCCCCTGTACCTCCAGTTCCACTGCCAGAATCGAAAGAGGCATCGACATTGAGACAGACGAACCCTTCCGCTGGTCTAGTCCATCCATGCCTTTTGATCCGCGTCGCCCCGTGCTTCCTTGATATCATGAAGTTCTTTGTCAAAGTGACAATAGCCTGGGCCGACCGAGCCGGTTCTCGCAGGGTCTCGCCATGGGTAAAGCCCCTGCGCTCCCACCAGATGTACCACACCGCCACGGCCGCCAGCTCCTTCCTGGTAACACCCGGGAATGATGGTACAGCGACATTGGGCATCAGTAGCAGATCACCTAGGACCGACGAACCCTCCGACTCTGCTTCACAAAGTCCAGTAATAGTGGGAAACAAACCCAGCCTAGTCCAGATTTCTTGGACCAGGTTGCATCTGAAAAAAGAGTGGCGAATACTTTCACGGTCAGTTTCACAGATTGGGCAATCAGAAGTTGTTATCATATGTCGATTTGCTAGCACACCCCGACACGGAATTGCACCATACAGAGCGCGCCAAACATGCACTTTAACTTTTGCCGGTACTCGAAGCTTCCATAGAATGCGCCAAACAGGACTAGTACTTGAAGACAATACCGAATTCGTTTGTCTCAACTTTCGTCCATGTTGATGATCCCACTCCATGTGATAAGCCGTCCTGACCGAGAAAATTCCAGATTTGTTGTAGTGCCATGAAACAAAGTCCTCCATCATCCCCGTTGCCAGGGGTATGTTCAAAATACGGTTTGCATCAATTGGCCAGAATATATATCTGATAAGTTGCTCATCCCAGCATCCATTCTCCTCATCCATAAGTTCAGAAACTTCTGTTTGGGCTGCTGGGTATCCATGGATCACTCCAAATACTTATTTGAGTACCATCTCCCACTCTCCATATATAACCTTTTTTGAAGGTCTGAATACCACTCCACAAGCTTTGCCATGTGTAAGAACTGCCTTTCTTGAGAGGACAATTCAGCAAATCACCATCCAGGAAATACTTTGCCCTCAGTACTCTGGCACATAAAGACTCAGGTTCTGCTAACAATCTCCAGCATTGCTTTGCTAGGAGCGCCAGATTGAAGCAGTGTACATCTCTAAAACCCGTACCTCCATTGCTCTTTGGCACACACATTTTCTACCACGCAAACCAGTGCATATGCTTCTTGTCATCCTCATCTCTCCACCAGTACTGTGACATAGCAGTTGTTATTGCATTACAAATCTGTTTTGGTAGCTTAAAGACTTGCATAGCATATGAAGGAATGGCTTGAATGACAGCCTTCAGCAACACTTCTCTGCCTCCAAAAGAGAGTTTCTTCTCCTTCCAGCCTCTGATCCTATTGAGGACCCTATCTACAATATGTTGGAAACAGTCTGTTCGCTCCACCCCAACGATCGGGGGCAGCCCCAAATACTTATCAGTAATTGCCTCAGCCATAATGTTCAGCGAAGTACAAACCTCAGCCCGCACTTCCACGGTCGTGCAGGGGCTGAAGAAGATACTTGACTTCGCCTCGCTGACAAGTTGCCCCAAGGCAGCACAATAGTCATCAAGAGCTCGACGAAGGCTTGCTGCATTGTTTGCATCTGCTCTCATCATGATCAGTGAATCGTCCGCAAAGAGGAGGTGAGATACAGCCGGCGCCTCCCGGCATACTCTCACTCCTATCAGATTCCCCATCTCTTCTTCATGGTTGAGTAAGCTAGAGAGGCCCTCCGCGCAAAGTAAGAATAGGTAAGGAGATAGTGGGTCTCCTTGACGGAGGCCTCGAGTAGGAACAAAGAAATCTGTAAGAGTGTTATTGAAACGAACTTGATACTTAACTGATCGTACACACTCCATAATGAGCGCCACCCAATCAGCAGTGAAGCCCATCCGAAGCATAATTCTCTCAAGAAACACCCACTCTACTCTGTTGTAGGCCTTGTGCATATCCAGTTTAACCACACAGATTCCAAACTTCCCCGTTCTCTTCCTTTTGATAGCATGATAGGTCTCGAAAGCCACTAAAAACTTG
This genomic window contains:
- the LOC123157349 gene encoding hydroxyproline O-galactosyltransferase GALT2, with translation MARRWRPSHLVFVAGVAYLILISLKFRRVLDLATADLAAVDSAFSSPSSTDHLPPLLPGSSSSSNATLFQVQPFWHRYDRVSLPDITARNRSALDRMADDAWSLGLTAWEDAAAFAGDPWELAAVDAASTDKCPAAVSVRARGRVVFLPCGLAAGSAVTVIGTPRPAHKEYVPQLARMRQGDGTVHVSQFMVELQGLRAVDGEDPPRILHLNPRLRGDWSQRPIIEHNTCYRMQWGSAQRCDGLQPEDNDDKVDGFTKCEKWIRDDIVDTKESKTTSWLKRFIGRAKKPAMTWPFPFVEDRLFVLTIQAGVEGFHIYVGGRHVTSFPYRPGFTLEDATGLYVKGDVDVHSVYATALPMSHPSFSLQQVLEMSDKWRSQPLPRDPVYLFIGILSASNHFAERMAVRKTWMQTSEIKSSKVVARFFVALNSRKEVNVMLKKEAEYFGDIVILPFIDRYELVVLKTIAICEYGVQNLTAAHVMKCDDDTFVRVDVVLRHIKMNSLGKPLYMGNLNLLHRPLRTGKWAVTEEEWPEDIYPPYANGPGYVISGGIAKFVVSQHANQSLRLFKMEDVSMGLWVEKFNYTMPVRYSHSWKFCQYGCLENYYTAHYQSPRQMLCLWDKLVRGRPSCCNYR